In Gimesia chilikensis, one DNA window encodes the following:
- a CDS encoding HlyD family secretion protein: MSQVDLSQLALDRSAPSQLRGHTRFRLITRYLLPGTLLIGFAALIAYASRDLIFPPQPITVMPVIVSQAQVRSAGTPLFQAAGWVEPRPTPIRVAALAPGVVEELLVVEDQKVKQGEPIARLVKVDAELALKNTIATEKLREAELQQARATLKAAEVRLSQPVHLEAVLSSAQAELAKIQTQLKNLPFMTRRAKADLEFARLDFERKKSARGAVTQRSIDESKTEVESTTAAYEELMGRKESLVSEQKALQARCQALQTELKLLTAEQKARDEAQAQVAAAAARLEQSQVAVDQARLALERMTIRAPVAGRVYQLVAHPGSSVGNMLTQMTKFDGSTVVTMYRPEWLQIRVDVRFEDIPKVALNQPVQIDNPALSEPVRGSVLFISSEADIQKNTLQVKVKIDEPTPLLKPEMLVDVTFLAPEHEQTEKDQDRESRIYVPRNMVQQNAAGQSCVWIADQSRQIARQQVIETSPHANGPLLEVTQGLNVSSRLIASPTSDLQPHERITITGETNHEGN, translated from the coding sequence ATGTCTCAGGTTGATTTATCCCAACTGGCCCTGGATCGCAGTGCTCCCTCTCAATTGCGGGGGCACACGCGATTCCGGTTAATCACGCGTTATCTGCTGCCCGGCACCCTGCTGATCGGATTTGCCGCGCTGATTGCCTATGCCTCGCGAGATTTGATCTTTCCTCCTCAACCGATCACGGTGATGCCGGTGATCGTCTCGCAGGCCCAGGTCCGCAGCGCCGGCACGCCACTGTTCCAGGCGGCTGGCTGGGTGGAACCGCGGCCGACCCCCATTCGTGTCGCTGCACTGGCTCCCGGTGTGGTGGAAGAGTTACTGGTTGTCGAGGATCAGAAAGTCAAACAGGGAGAACCGATCGCGCGGCTGGTAAAAGTAGACGCCGAGCTGGCCTTGAAGAACACGATTGCCACCGAAAAGCTGCGAGAAGCAGAACTGCAGCAGGCCCGCGCCACGTTGAAAGCGGCTGAGGTGCGTCTGTCACAGCCCGTGCATCTGGAAGCGGTACTCAGTTCAGCGCAGGCGGAACTGGCTAAGATTCAGACCCAGCTAAAGAATCTGCCTTTCATGACCCGTAGAGCCAAAGCAGATCTGGAATTCGCGCGGCTGGATTTTGAGCGCAAGAAATCAGCCCGCGGCGCAGTCACACAGCGAAGTATTGACGAATCGAAAACCGAGGTTGAGTCGACGACTGCGGCGTATGAAGAGTTAATGGGCCGTAAGGAGTCTCTGGTCTCAGAACAGAAGGCCCTGCAGGCGCGGTGCCAGGCACTACAGACTGAGTTGAAACTGTTGACAGCGGAACAGAAAGCCCGGGATGAAGCCCAGGCGCAGGTGGCTGCAGCAGCCGCACGTCTGGAACAGTCCCAGGTGGCCGTCGACCAGGCGCGACTTGCTTTGGAGCGAATGACGATCCGCGCCCCAGTCGCGGGACGCGTGTATCAGCTTGTAGCGCATCCGGGGTCCAGTGTCGGAAACATGCTGACCCAGATGACGAAATTCGATGGCAGTACGGTCGTCACTATGTATCGTCCGGAATGGCTGCAGATTCGTGTCGATGTGCGTTTTGAAGACATTCCCAAGGTTGCGTTGAATCAACCGGTTCAGATCGACAACCCGGCACTCAGCGAACCAGTGCGTGGTAGCGTCCTGTTTATCAGTTCGGAAGCGGATATTCAGAAAAATACGCTGCAGGTCAAAGTCAAAATTGATGAACCGACGCCGCTGCTCAAGCCGGAGATGCTGGTGGATGTGACCTTCCTCGCTCCGGAACATGAGCAGACAGAGAAAGACCAGGACCGGGAATCCCGAATTTACGTCCCCCGGAACATGGTACAACAGAACGCCGCCGGTCAGTCCTGTGTCTGGATTGCAGATCAAAGTCGCCAGATCGCACGCCAGCAGGTCATTGAAACCAGCCCGCATGCAAATGGCCCTCTACTGGAGGTCACACAGGGGCTGAATGTATCGAGTCGACTGATTGCCTCCCCGACATCGGATTTGCAGCCACACGAGCGAATTACTATCACCGGCGAAACCAATCATGAAGGAAACTGA
- a CDS encoding ABC transporter ATP-binding protein: MPLVDIHNLTKQYHKGGETITPLDQVSLNIEQGEFLSLMGSSGTGKSTLLNLIASIDRPDSGTISVDGVEITSLSRSRLAHWRAAHLGYIFQTHNLVPVLTAYENVELPLLLLPLSRNERRKRVEVALEAVDLLDRSDHYPRQMSGGQEQRVGIARAIVKHPLIVVADEPTGDLDPESSEQILNLLKRLNRELDITMLMVTHDAEAATIADRQFYLDHGKLVQRNNETETALAGSAVSIEETP, translated from the coding sequence ATGCCACTGGTTGATATCCACAATCTGACCAAACAGTATCACAAGGGGGGCGAGACCATCACCCCGCTGGACCAGGTCTCGCTCAACATTGAACAGGGTGAATTCCTTTCACTGATGGGATCGAGCGGCACCGGGAAATCGACGCTGCTGAACCTGATTGCCAGCATCGATCGCCCCGACTCGGGTACGATTAGCGTGGATGGTGTTGAGATTACGTCATTATCGCGAAGCCGTCTGGCTCACTGGAGAGCCGCCCACCTGGGTTACATTTTCCAGACGCATAACCTGGTTCCCGTTTTGACCGCTTACGAAAATGTCGAACTCCCGCTGCTGCTGCTCCCGCTCTCGCGGAACGAGCGACGCAAACGGGTGGAAGTTGCACTGGAAGCCGTCGACCTGCTGGACCGGTCCGATCATTATCCGCGACAGATGTCAGGTGGGCAGGAACAGCGGGTCGGGATTGCCCGGGCGATCGTCAAGCATCCCCTGATTGTCGTAGCTGACGAACCAACGGGGGACCTGGATCCCGAGTCCTCAGAGCAGATTCTGAATCTGCTCAAACGTCTGAACCGGGAACTGGATATCACCATGCTGATGGTTACTCACGATGCGGAAGCAGCGACCATCGCGGACCGACAGTTCTATCTGGATCATGGCAAACTGGTACAGCGAAACAACGAGACAGAGACGGCGCTGGCCGGATCAGCCGTGAGTATCGAGGAGACCCCATGA
- a CDS encoding ABC transporter permease — translation MKLLGYIVKSLWGHRSRTMLTVAGSAVALFVFCFIQSIQEGMRDLRSRQEANGSLIVFQANKFCPATSHLPQDYDQQIRKFNGVKDVIPIQVFTNNCRASLDVVVFYGVPPHKLRTARDFEFIQGDWNEFESHQDAAIVGQAVAARRGIEVGDKFSIGDLSVNVAGIYRSDNPAEENYIYSHLEFLQRRQGANLVGTVTQLEVLLQPDADLEAVSTRIDDLYRAGPVETNTRSKGVFQAKSLGDLSQLIEMAHYLGLACVGLVLALVATTTLMSVEDRIQEHAVLRTLGFSGSKVFGVVLAESTLLSLAGGILGVGIALITLKLSSLSVGAEAVTVAFIPSFRLAGIGLLLALVTGMGAGVVPAWYASRTEIVPALRSV, via the coding sequence ATGAAACTATTGGGCTATATCGTGAAATCATTGTGGGGGCATCGTTCCCGGACCATGCTGACGGTGGCTGGCTCCGCGGTGGCTCTGTTCGTGTTCTGCTTCATCCAGTCCATCCAGGAAGGCATGCGCGATCTCAGATCACGGCAGGAAGCAAATGGCTCATTGATCGTATTCCAGGCCAATAAATTCTGCCCCGCCACGAGTCACCTGCCACAGGATTATGATCAGCAGATTCGTAAATTTAACGGAGTCAAAGACGTCATTCCGATTCAGGTCTTTACCAACAACTGTCGGGCCAGTCTGGACGTGGTCGTTTTTTATGGCGTTCCCCCGCACAAACTGCGCACCGCACGGGACTTTGAATTCATCCAGGGAGACTGGAACGAGTTCGAGTCACACCAGGATGCCGCAATCGTGGGTCAGGCGGTCGCGGCGCGACGGGGAATTGAAGTGGGAGATAAATTTTCTATCGGCGATCTCTCCGTAAATGTGGCAGGCATCTATCGCTCGGACAACCCGGCTGAAGAGAATTACATCTACAGTCACCTGGAATTCCTGCAGCGGCGACAGGGCGCGAACCTGGTGGGGACCGTGACACAACTGGAAGTGCTCCTGCAACCAGACGCGGATCTGGAAGCGGTCAGTACCCGCATCGATGACCTCTACCGGGCCGGGCCTGTGGAAACCAACACCCGCTCCAAAGGGGTATTTCAGGCGAAGAGCCTGGGGGATCTGTCACAGTTAATCGAGATGGCACACTACCTGGGACTGGCTTGTGTAGGACTGGTGCTAGCACTGGTGGCAACGACAACGCTGATGTCGGTCGAAGATCGGATCCAAGAACATGCGGTACTGCGGACACTCGGTTTTTCGGGCAGTAAGGTCTTCGGCGTGGTGCTGGCGGAAAGTACGCTTTTGAGTTTGGCAGGCGGGATTCTGGGAGTCGGGATCGCTTTGATCACTCTCAAACTCAGCAGCCTTTCGGTGGGAGCGGAGGCAGTGACCGTCGCGTTCATTCCCTCATTTCGGCTGGCGGGCATCGGCCTGCTGCTCGCACTGGTCACGGGAATGGGCGCGGGGGTTGTCCCGGCCTGGTATGCTTCAAGAACCGAGATTGTTCCGGCCCTGCGAAGCGTTTAA
- a CDS encoding DUF1501 domain-containing protein: MPAHSPTRHPLISRRTALEVGSVSLLGMGINHLDALRAQAAGGTKHSTAKSCIFIFLSGGLSQHESFDMKPNASAEIRGEFDPIATRTPGVQISEHLPMLAQRSHLWSVCRTLSHGTNEHSMGHHIMLTGRSDIPTGFNPGRPMTTDHPSIAAIAGDVLRSRTNLPPAIVLPDKIVHRTGRVIPGQFAGRMGSNRDPWIIEASPFHAQSYGAFPDYAFDHQQRGGTDKRVFKTPHLKLSQGMTHSRMSNRIQLLKELGAQRQMLDNAGQVESFDRYRTAAISLLNDDKVHYAMDVTSADDKIQERYGKNSFGWSLLMARRLVETGVNLVQVNLGNNESWDTHGNIFPHLKDKLLPPTDRAVSALLDDLHESGQLKDTLVVMCSEFGRTPKISQLAKVYANPGRDHWGATQSILLAGGGVKGGRVVGKTDKIGGFPIDQPQKPENFAATIYKALGLPQTAFWQDDVDRPHYIYEGEPIPGLT; encoded by the coding sequence ATGCCTGCCCACAGTCCCACCCGCCATCCTCTGATCTCTCGTCGGACCGCACTCGAAGTCGGTTCGGTGAGTCTGCTGGGGATGGGAATCAATCACCTGGATGCACTCCGGGCACAAGCAGCCGGCGGAACGAAACACAGTACTGCGAAGTCCTGTATCTTCATCTTCCTCTCCGGCGGTCTCTCACAGCACGAGAGCTTTGATATGAAGCCGAATGCCAGCGCGGAGATCCGCGGTGAGTTCGATCCAATCGCGACCCGCACACCGGGCGTGCAGATTTCAGAACATCTGCCGATGCTCGCCCAGCGCAGTCACCTCTGGTCCGTCTGTCGTACGTTGTCGCATGGGACGAACGAACATTCGATGGGGCACCATATCATGCTCACCGGACGTTCGGATATCCCCACCGGATTCAATCCCGGGCGTCCCATGACTACCGATCATCCTTCGATTGCCGCCATCGCCGGCGATGTACTCCGTTCGCGAACCAATCTGCCCCCGGCCATCGTCCTGCCGGATAAAATTGTTCATCGTACCGGTCGCGTTATTCCCGGTCAGTTCGCCGGCCGCATGGGGTCCAATCGTGATCCCTGGATCATCGAAGCTTCTCCGTTCCACGCGCAGTCCTACGGCGCTTTTCCCGATTACGCATTCGACCATCAGCAGCGAGGCGGAACAGACAAGCGGGTCTTCAAAACTCCGCACCTCAAACTCTCGCAGGGGATGACGCACAGCCGGATGAGTAATCGCATTCAACTGCTGAAGGAACTCGGCGCTCAGCGGCAGATGCTGGACAATGCAGGGCAGGTCGAAAGTTTCGACCGTTACCGCACCGCAGCGATCTCTCTGTTGAACGATGACAAAGTGCATTATGCGATGGATGTCACCAGTGCAGACGATAAGATTCAGGAACGTTACGGCAAAAACTCGTTTGGCTGGTCTCTACTCATGGCGCGACGCCTGGTCGAGACGGGCGTGAATCTGGTGCAGGTCAATCTGGGGAATAACGAATCCTGGGATACGCACGGAAATATCTTCCCGCATCTCAAGGATAAACTTCTGCCTCCCACCGACCGTGCCGTTTCCGCACTGCTGGATGATCTGCACGAAAGTGGACAGCTTAAAGACACCCTGGTTGTCATGTGCAGTGAATTCGGTCGCACCCCTAAGATTTCTCAACTGGCCAAAGTCTATGCCAATCCGGGCCGGGATCACTGGGGGGCGACCCAGTCTATTCTGCTGGCCGGAGGGGGAGTCAAAGGGGGCCGCGTTGTCGGAAAGACCGATAAGATTGGAGGTTTCCCCATCGATCAGCCGCAGAAACCGGAAAACTTCGCAGCGACCATCTACAAGGCACTGGGGCTGCCCCAGACCGCTTTCTGGCAGGACGATGTCGACCGTCCGCACTACATCTACGAAGGCGAACCCATTCCGGGGCTCACCTGA